A single Dasypus novemcinctus isolate mDasNov1 chromosome 4, mDasNov1.1.hap2, whole genome shotgun sequence DNA region contains:
- the CHODL gene encoding chondrolectin isoform X2 — translation MSRVVSLLLGAALLCGHGAFGRRVVSGQKVCFADFKHHCYKMAYFHELSSRVSFQEARLACESEGGALLSLENDAEQKLIESMLQNLTKPGTGISDGDFWIGLWRNGDGQTSGACPDLYQWSDASGSQYRNWYADEPSCGSEKCVVMYHQPTANPGLGGPYLYQWNDDRCNMKHNYICKYEPEINPTVPAEKPYFTNQPEDTHQNVVVTEAGIIPNLIYVVIPTIPLLLLILVAFGTCCFQMVHKRRARRNFIKDSTPLSSECLAESLNSNL, via the exons GCCAAAAAGTGTGTTTTGCTGACTTCAAGCATCACTGCTACAAAATGGCGTACTTCCATGAACTGTCCAGCCGCGTGAGCTTTCAGGAGGCACGCCTGGCTTGTGAGAGTGAGGGAGGAGCCCTTCTCAGCCTTGAGAATGACGCAGAACAGAAGTTAATAGAAAGCATGTTGCAAAACCTCACAAAACCTGGAACAGGGATTTCTGATGGGGATTTCTGGATAGGGCTTTGGAGAAACGGAGATGGGCAAACGTCCGGTGCCTGCCCAGATCTCTATCAGTGGTCTGATGCTAGCGGCTCCCAGTACAG AAACTGGTATGCTGATGAACCTTCCTGTGGAAGCGAAAAGTGCGTTGTGATGTATCATCAACCGACTGCGAATCCTGGCCTTGGTGGTCCCTACCTTTACCAGTGGAACGATGACAGGTGCAATATGAAGCACAATTATATCTGCAAGTATGAACCAG AGATTAACCCAACAGTCCCTGCAGAAAAGCCTTATTTTACAAATCAGCCAGAAGACACCCATCAAAATGTGGTTGTTACTGAAGCAG GCATAATTCCAAATCTAATTTATGTTGTTATACCAACGATACCACTGCTTTTATTGATACTGGTTGCTTTTGGAACCTGCTGTTTCCAGATGGTGCATAAAAG gagAGCAAGGAGAAACTTCATCAAAGACTCAACTCCATTATCATCTGAGTGCCTTGCAGAAAGTTTAAATTCCAATCTG TAA
- the CHODL gene encoding chondrolectin isoform X1, whose amino-acid sequence MSRVVSLLLGAALLCGHGAFGRRVVSGQKVCFADFKHHCYKMAYFHELSSRVSFQEARLACESEGGALLSLENDAEQKLIESMLQNLTKPGTGISDGDFWIGLWRNGDGQTSGACPDLYQWSDASGSQYRNWYADEPSCGSEKCVVMYHQPTANPGLGGPYLYQWNDDRCNMKHNYICKYEPEINPTVPAEKPYFTNQPEDTHQNVVVTEAGIIPNLIYVVIPTIPLLLLILVAFGTCCFQMVHKSKGRTKTSPNQSTLWISKSTRKESGMEV is encoded by the exons GCCAAAAAGTGTGTTTTGCTGACTTCAAGCATCACTGCTACAAAATGGCGTACTTCCATGAACTGTCCAGCCGCGTGAGCTTTCAGGAGGCACGCCTGGCTTGTGAGAGTGAGGGAGGAGCCCTTCTCAGCCTTGAGAATGACGCAGAACAGAAGTTAATAGAAAGCATGTTGCAAAACCTCACAAAACCTGGAACAGGGATTTCTGATGGGGATTTCTGGATAGGGCTTTGGAGAAACGGAGATGGGCAAACGTCCGGTGCCTGCCCAGATCTCTATCAGTGGTCTGATGCTAGCGGCTCCCAGTACAG AAACTGGTATGCTGATGAACCTTCCTGTGGAAGCGAAAAGTGCGTTGTGATGTATCATCAACCGACTGCGAATCCTGGCCTTGGTGGTCCCTACCTTTACCAGTGGAACGATGACAGGTGCAATATGAAGCACAATTATATCTGCAAGTATGAACCAG AGATTAACCCAACAGTCCCTGCAGAAAAGCCTTATTTTACAAATCAGCCAGAAGACACCCATCAAAATGTGGTTGTTACTGAAGCAG GCATAATTCCAAATCTAATTTATGTTGTTATACCAACGATACCACTGCTTTTATTGATACTGGTTGCTTTTGGAACCTGCTGTTTCCAGATGGTGCATAAAAG TAAAGGAAGAACAAAAACTAGCCCTAACCAGTCCACATTGTGGATTTCAAAGAGCACCAGAAAGGAAAGTGGCATGGAAGTATAA